One segment of Vulpes lagopus strain Blue_001 chromosome 8, ASM1834538v1, whole genome shotgun sequence DNA contains the following:
- the SLC23A1 gene encoding solute carrier family 23 member 1 yields the protein MKLLPSWRAQLPTGPWSRAWPWAQQPRRTAHTCAPKMRAQENLESRTQHESVGSAGTSTRDPTMSLPTEPKFDMLYKIEDVPPWYLCILLGFQHYLTCFSGTIAVPFLLAEALCVGRDQYMVSQLIGTIFTCVGITTLIQTTLGIRLPLFQASAFAFLVPAKAILALERWKCPPEEEIYGNWSLPLNTSHIWHPRIREVQGAIMVSSMVEVVIGLMGLPGALLSYIGPLTVTPTVSLIGLSVFQAAGDRAGSHWGISACSILLIVLFSQYLRNLTFLLPVYRWGKGLTLFRVQIFKMFPIVLAIMSVWLLCYILTLTNVLPSDPTAYGFQARTDARGDIMTIAPWIRIPYPCQWGLPTVTAAAVLGMFSATLAGIIESIGDYYACARLAGAPPPPVHAINRGIFTEGICCIIAGLLGTGNGSTSSSPNIGVLGITKVGSRRVVQYGAAIMLVLGTIGKFTALFASLPDPILGGMFCTLFGMITAVGLSNLQFVDMNSSRNLFVLGFSMFFGLTLPNYLESNPGAINTGIPEVDQILTVLLTTEMFVGGCLAFILDNTVPGSLEERGLIQWKAGAHANSEMSTSLKSYDFPIGMSIVKRIAFLKYIPICPIFKGFSSRSKAQLPVPEDPPENIQTGSACTKV from the exons ATGAAGCTGCTGCCTAGCTGGAGAGCACAGCTGCCTACGGGCCCTTGGAGCAGGGCCTGGCCATGGGCCCAACAACCCAGAA gaACTGCTCACACCTGTGCCCCAAAGATGAGGGCCCAGGAGAACCTGGAGAGCCGGACACAG CATGAATCCGTGGGCTCAGCAGGGACCTCCACGAGGGATCCCACAATGTCCCTGCCCACAGAACCCAAGTTTGATATGTTGTACAAGATCGAGGATGTGCCACCCTGGTACCTGTGCATTCTACTGGGCTTCCAG CATTACCTGACATGCTTCAGCGGTACCATTGCTGTGCCCTTCCTTCTGGCTGAGGCGCTGTGTGTGGGCCGTGACCAGTACATGGTCAGCCAGCTCATCGGTACCATCTTCACCTGCGTGGGCATTACCACCCTTATCCAGACCACACTGGGAATCCG GCTGCCGCTGTTCCAGGCCAGCGCCTTTGCATTTCTGGTCCCAGCCAAAGCCATCCTAGCCCTGGAGAGATGGAAATGCCCCCCAGAAG AGGAGATCTACGGTAACTGGAGTCTTCCCCTGAACACCTCTCATATCTGGCACCCGCGGATACGAGAG GTCCAGGGTGCAATCATGGTGTCCAGCATGGTGGAGGTGGTGATCGGGCTGATGGGGCTGCCTGGGGCCCTTCTCAGCTACATAGGACCTCTCACGGTCACCCCCACCGTCTCCCTCATTGGCCTCTCTGTCTTCCAAGCCGCTGGTGACCGAGCTGGCTCCCACTGGGGCATCTCAGCTTG TTCCATTCTTCTGATCGTCCTCTTCTCCCAGTACCTGCGTAACCTCACCTTCCTGCTGCCTGTCTACCGCTGGGGCAAGGGTCTCACTCTCTTCCGTGTCCAGATCTTCAAGATGTTTCCA ATTGTGCTGGCCATCATGAGCGTGTGGCTGCTCTGCTATATCCTGACCCTGACGAATGTGCTGCCCTCAGACCCTACAGCTTATGGCTTCCAGGCACGAACAGATGCACGAGGGGACATCATGACTATCGCACCCTGGATCCGCATCCCCTACCCCT GTCAGTGGGGCCTGCCCACAGTGACTGCAGCTGCTGTTCTGGGAATGTTCAGTGCCACGCTGGCGGGCATCATTGAGTCCATTGGAGATTACTATGCTTGTGCCCGCCTGGCTGGCGCACCGCCCCCTCCAGTACATGCCATCAACAG GGGCATCTTCACTGAAGGCATCTGCTGCATTATTGCAGGGCTGTTGGGCACAGGCAACGGGTCTACCTCGTCCAGCCCCAACATTGGCGTTCTGGGGATTACCAAG GTAGGCAGCCGGCGCGTGGTGCAGTATGGCGCAGCGATCATGCTAGTCCTGGGCACGATTGGCAAATTCACTGCCCTTTTTGCTTCGCTTCCCGACCCTATACTGGGGGGCATGTTCTGCACCCTTTTCG GCATGATTACGGCTGTGGGGCTGTCCAACTTGCAGTTCGTGGACATGAACTCCTCCCGTAACCTGTTCGTGCTTGGATTTTCCATGTTCTTTGGGCTCACGCTGCCCAATTACCTGGAGTCCAACCCCGGTGCCATCAACACAG GCATTCCTGAAGTAGACCAGATTCTGACTGTGCTGCTGACCACAGAGATGTTCGTGGGTGGGTGCCTCGCTTTCATACTGGACAACACAGTGCCAG GAAGCCTAGAGGAACGAGGTCTGATACAGTGGAAGGCTGGGGCCCATGCCAACAGTGAGATGTCTACGAGCCTCAAGAGCTATGACTTCCCCATTGGGATGAGCATAGTAAAAAGGATTGCCTTTCTGAAATACATTCCTATCTGCCCCATCTTCAAAGGATTTTCTTCAAGGTCAAAAGCTCAGCTTCCAGTTCCAGAAGACCCTCCAGAAAATATACAAACTGGATCTGCATGCACCAAAGTCTGA
- the PAIP2 gene encoding polyadenylate-binding protein-interacting protein 2 has translation MKDPSRSSTSPSIINEDVIINGHSHEDDNPFAEYMWMENEEEFNRQIEEELWEEEFIERCFQEMLEEEEEHEWFIPARDLPQTMDQIQDQFNDLVINDGSSLEDLVVKSNLNPNAKEFVPGVKY, from the exons ATGAAAGATCCAAGTCGCAGCAGTACCAGCCCAAGCATCATCAATGAAGATGTGATTATTAATGGTCATTCTCATGAAGATGACAATCCATTTGCAGAGTACATGTGGATGGAAAACGAAGAAGAATTCAACAGACAA ATAGAAGAGGAGTTATGGGAAGAAGAATTTATTGAACGCTGTTTCCAAGAAAtgctggaagaagaagaagaacatgaGTGGTTTATTCCAGCTCGAGATCTCCCACAAACTATGGACCAAATCCAAGACCAATTTAATGACCTTGTTATCAATGATGGCTCTTCTCTGGAAGATCTTGTG GTCAAGAGCAATCTGAATCCAAATGCAAAGGAGTTTGTTCCTGGGGTGAAGTACTAA